Proteins from a genomic interval of Cucumis melo cultivar AY chromosome 7, USDA_Cmelo_AY_1.0, whole genome shotgun sequence:
- the LOC103495794 gene encoding uncharacterized protein LOC103495794, translated as MKAATSNNRQSLDSRDMVQRDGVELIRNCDLPPPQKVFKSGMEEKIELLKALRLSQTRAREAERKAAKLMEERDCISRAFEDEARLMFCYRQSLKLLEIRVCKLQKQEVEEVEEEEEEEERDENGGNGGMKWVWALAICLSVVGVGFLLGYTCNPS; from the coding sequence ATGAAGGCAGCGACGAGCAACAATCGGCAATCCCTAGATTCGAGAGACATGGTCCAGAGAGACGGGGTTGAGCTAATTAGGAATTGTGATCTGCCGCCGCCACAGAAGGTATTCAAGAGTGGGATGGAGGAGAAAATTGAGCTATTGAAGGCTCTGAGACTGTCGCAAACGAGGGCAAGAGAAGCGGAGAGAAAGGCGGCAAAATTGATGGAGGAAAGGGATTGTATTAGTAGGGCTTTTGAAGACGAGGCCAGATTGATGTTCTGTTATCGACAGTCCCTCAAATTGCTGGAGATCAGGGTTTGCAAGTTGCAGAAACAAGAAGTAGAAGAAgtagaagaggaagaagaggaagaagaaagggaTGAGAATGGTGGTAATGGAGGAATGAAATGGGTTTGGGCTTTGGCTATTTGTTTGAGTGTTGTTGGAGTCGGCTTTCTTTTGGGCTATACATGTAATCCTTCATGA
- the LOC103495752 gene encoding ATP-dependent RNA helicase DEAH12, chloroplastic-like, with translation MKSSSSTASRPPDSSFRCNRPSNLHFLPRSPNASDLPSKFSAQQNCPNRANFAIDLVLEHRTLSKCSVELLIAKCISKPDNFIIPQAGSVSAFLFFKQWVSALESMVGLWELRLNGFHDFTPILKPRINLPSDVDELHGRLRNLFAERIKRLMDGDKVRHWQNKYDLVLVQIDRISDILRRPLRTDAAFELNEKKKGLLVEKESIMRKMEEFNSAMHHILDHVEGKKVETSDSLDMGIFTFDGTINWNRIHSLILRECRRLEDGLPMYSCRQEILRQIQYQQVMVLIGETGSGKSTQLVQFLADSGLSGSKSIVCTQPRKISAVLLAHRVREESRGCYYDDDYISCYPSFSSAQQFKSKIIYMTDHCLLQHYMNDKKLSDVSCIIIDEAHERSLNTDLLLALLKSLLMVRIDLHLIIMSATANADQLSKYFFRCGIFRVPGRSFPVDIKYVPSSNEGTSGSCIVPSYVTDVVQMASEIHWQEKGGAILAFLTSQMEVEWACENFHAPGTVPLAFHGKLSFDEQFRVFQDHPGKRKVIFATNLAETSLTIPGVKYVIDPGWVKDSKFEPGSGMNILKVCRTSQSSANQRAGRAGRTEPGRCYRLYTESEFELMSPNHEPEIRKVHLGVAILRILALGVKNVDDFDFVDAPSAEAVDMAIRNLIQLGAITLNNKVYELTNEGSNLVKLGIEPRLGKLILSCFDCRVRREGVVLAVLMTNASSIFCRVGRVEDKLKSDCQKVQFCHPDGDLFTLLSVYKQYEALPKERKNRWCWENSINAKTMRRCQDAILELERCLKQELHIIIPSYWLWSPLKPSDHDRNIKKCILGSLAENVAMFTGYDRLGYEVAMTGQHVQLHPSCSLLIFSERPKWVVFSEILSIVNEYLICVTAFDVDALLTLSPPPLFDISNMEKHRLEGRVLSGFGKTVLKRVCGKSNSNLLSLTSHVRKVFSDNCIGIEVNINQNEVMLFSRTENMDEVCHFVNDVLEYERKYLLNECMEKCLYHGNGGSTPVALLGAGAKIRHLELEKRYLTVYAFRLNVDSIDDKEFFTSLENFVSGTICSIQKVPNSGLDVDDRGRGYRITFLTPDAAEKASKIDCDSFCGSLMKIIPSQLTAGCDNKMFTFPPVKAKVFWPRRLSKGFAVVKCNINDVGFILNDFSSLLIGGRFLRCEPSIKYNDCVTISGIDKELSEADILNVLRTATDRKILDLFLVRENAVDNPPVNSCEESLLKEISPFMPKSNPHVKCCRVQVFPPQPKDFYMKAAITFDGRLHLEAAKALEFLEGKALPVCLPWQKIKCQQLFHSTLSCTIPIYRVIKHQLNSLLESFRRIDGVECTLSQNVNGSYRVKLSANATKTVAELRRPVEELLRGKIIDDASLTPTVVQHLTSRDGFDLINLLQRENGVYILFDRQRLGLRIFGASENIAAAEQKLIQSLRLIHESKQLEIHLRGKSWPSNLLKAVVEKFGPDLNGLKQKFPGAGFTLNTRRHILYVQGSKDLKQEVETIVFELAAMSGGSGERPDDADCCPICLCDIEDDRFELEACGDHFCRQCLVEQFESAIKNQGRFPVCCAKQKCGTPIVLADMRTLLSSEKLEELFRASLGAFIASSDGAYRFCPSPDCPSVYRVARPNMPGEPFMCEACYSETCNRCHLEYHPFLSCEQYRVFKEDPDSSLKEWRKGKENVKNCPVCGYTIEKTEGCNHVECRCGRHICWVCLEYFGSSDECYAHLGSVHMTIV, from the exons ATgaaatcttcttcttccaccGCCTCCCGCCCACCGGATTCTTCCTTCCGATGCAATCGACCTTCCAACTTACACTTCCTGCCGCGTTCTCCCAATGCCTCCGACTTGCCTTCTAAGTTTTCCGCCCAACAAAATTGCCCAAACCGCGCCAATTTCGCTATTGACCTTGTCTTGGAGCATCGCACCCTTTCCAAGTGTTCTGTTGAGCTTTTAATCGCTAAATGTATCTCCAAGCCGGATAATTTTATTATCCCTCAGGCTGGTTCTGTTTCTGCCTTTTTGTTTTTCAAGCAGTGGGTTTCTGCGCTCGAGTCTATGGTTGGCCTCTGGGAACTGCGCCTCAATGGCTTTCATGATTTCACTCCTATTCTCAAACCTAGGATCAATTTGCCCTCTGATGTTGACGAACTCCACGGACGTCTTCGGAACCTCTTTGCTGAACGTATCAAGCGTCTCATGGATGGCGACAAGGTCCGACATTGGCAAAACAAATACGATCTTGTTTTGGTTCAGATTGATCGGATTTCTGATATACTTCGGAGGCCCCTTCGTACAGACGCTGCTTTTGAACTCAATGAAAAGAAGAAGGGGCTTCTTGTTGAGAAGGAATCAATTATGAGGAAGATGGAAGAGTTTAACTCTGCCATGCATCACATTCTGGATCATGTGGAAGGAAAGAAAGTGGAAACATCAGATAGCCTTGACATGGGGATTTTTACATTTGATGGGACAATTAACTGGAACCGGATTCATAGCTTGATTTTGAGAGAATGCCGCAGACTTGAGGATGGTTTGCCCATGTATTCATGCCGCCAGGAAATACTTCGGCAAATTCAGTATCAACAG GTAATGGTATTGATTGGAGAGACTGGTTCAGGAAAGAGCACACAATTGGTTCAATTTCTGGCTGATTCGGGACTTTCTGGTTCTAAGTCAATTGTGTGTACACAGCCTCGCAAGATATCTGCTGTCTTGCTTGCTCATCGGGTGAGGGAAGAAAGCCGTGGGTGTTATTACGATGATGATTATATTAGCTGTTATCCATCCTTttcgtctgctcaacagttcaaatcaaagaTAATATACATGACCGACCACTGTTTACTGCAGCACTACATGAATGATAAGAAGCTTTCTGATGTTTCCTGCATTATAATTGATGAGGCTCACGAAAGAAGTTTGAATACTGATCTCCTTTTGGCCTTACTCAAGAGTTTACTCATGGTGAGAATTGACTTGCATCTTATTATTATGTCTGCAACAGCCAATGCAGACCAACTATCAAAGTACTTTTTTAGGTGTGGCATCTTTCGTGTTCCTGGGAGGAGCTTTCCTGTTGATATTAAATATGTTCCTTCTTCCAATGAAGGCACTTCTGGTTCTTGCATCGTTCCTTCATATGTTACTGATGTCGTACAAATGGCATCTGAGATTCACTGGCAAGAAAAAGGAGGGGCTATTCTTGCATTTTTGACTTCTCAGATGGAAGTAGAATGGGCATGTGAAAATTTTCATGCTCCTGGTACGGTTCCCCTGGCATTTCATGGTAAGCTCTCCTTTGATGAGCAATTTCGTGTTTTCCAGGACCATCCTGGAAAGAGAAAGGTTATTTTTGCCACGAATCTTGCAGAGACATCATTGACAATTCCTGGTGTCAAGTATGTTATAGATCCTGGTTGGGTCAAAGATAGCAAATTTGAACCTGGAAGTGGTATGAATATTCTTAAGGTCTGCAGAACCAGCCAAAGTTCTGCAAATCAACGAGCTGGTCGTGCTGGTAGAACAGAACCTGGAAGGTGTTATAGACTGTACACAGAGTCGGAGTTTGAGCTAATGTCTCCAAATCATGAACCTGAGATTCGTAAGGTTCACCTGGGTGTTGCAATTTTAAGAATTCTTGCCTTGGGTGTAAAGAATGTGGATGATTTTGACTTTGTGGATGCTCCTAGTGCTGAAGCTGTTGACATGGCCATCAGAAATCTCATCCAATTGGGAGCTATTACACTGAATAATAAAGTTTATGAATTAACAAATGAAGGTAGTAATTTAGTAAAGTTGGGCATTGAGCCACGCCTTGGCAAGTTGATTCTTAGTTGCTTTGATTGTCGTGTTCGTAGAGAGGGtgttgtacttgctgttttaatGACAAATGCTAGTAGTATATTTTGCCGAGTTGGTAGAGTTGAAGATAAATTAAAATCTGATTGCCAGAAAGTTCAGTTTTGCCACCCTGATGGTGACCTTTTCACGCTGCTCTCGGTTTATAAACAATATGAAGCCTTGCCTAAGGAGAGGAAAAACAGATGGTGTTGGGAGAACAGCATTAATGCCAAAACTATGAGAAGATGCCAAGATGCTATCTTGGAATTGGAACGTTGTCTCAAACAAGAACTTCACATTATTATTCCAAGTTATTGGCTTTGGAGTCCGCTAAAGCCTTCAGATCATGACAGAAATATTAAGAAATGCATACTTGGTTCTCTTGCTGAGAATGTGGCCATGTTCACTGGTTATGATCGACTGGGTTATGAAGTGGCAATGACTGGACAGCATGTTCAGCTACATCCGTCATGTTCTTTGCTAATATTTAGTGAAAGGCCAAAATGGGTGGTGTTCAGTGAAATTTTGtcaatagttaatgaatatttgATCTGTGTAACTGCTTTTGACGTAGATGCTTTATTGACCCTTTCCCCTCCTCCTTTGTTTGACATATCTAACATGGAGAAACATAGGCTTGAAGGACGAGTTCTTAGCGGCTTTGGCAAAACTGTACTTAAAAGAGTTTGTGGGAAAAGCAACAGTAATCTTCTTTCTCTTACATCACATGTTCGAAAAGTATTCAGTGATAACTGCATAGGCATTGAAGTGAATATCAATCAGAATGAGGTTATGTTGTTTTCGAGAACAGAGAACATGGATGAGGTATGTCATTTTGTAAATGACGTTTTGGAGTATGAAAGGAAGTATTTGTTGAATGAATGCATGGAGAAATGCTTGTATCATGGAAATGGTGGCTCAACTCCAGTTGCTTTGTTGGGTGCTGGTGCTAAAATAAGACATCTGGAGCTTGAGAAGAGATATTTGACAGTTTATGCATTTCGTTTGAATGTGGACAGCATTGATGATAAGGAGTTCTTTACGTCTCTTGAAAATTTTGTATCTGGTACAATTTGTAGTATTCAAAAAGTTCCAAATTCTGGACTGGATGTTGATGACAGAGGAAGAGGATATAGAATAACGTTCCTTACTCCTGACGCAGCTGAAAAAGCTTCCAAGATTGATTGTGATTCCTTTTGTGGATCCTTGATGAAGATAATTCCTTCACAGTTAACTGCTGGATGTGATAATAAGATGTTCACTTTCCCTCCTGTAAAAGCTAAAGTATTCTGGCCTCGTAGGTTGAGCAAAGGATTTGCAGTTGTTAAATGTAACATTAATGATGTGGGTTTCATTCTTAATGATTTCTCTAGCCTACTGATTGGAGGTAGGTTCTTACGATGTGAACCTAGCATCAAGTACAATGACTGTGTTACTATTAGTGGAATCGACAAAGAGCTTTCTGAAGCTGATATTTTAAATGTTCTGAGAACTGCAACAGACAGGAAAATTTTGGATCTTTTTCTGGTTCGGGAAAATGCTGTTGACAACCCTCCAGTTAATTCTTGTGAAGAGTCCCTGCTGAAAGAAATTTCTCCTTTTATGCCTAAATCAAACCCTCATGTCAAATGTTGTCGTGTTCAAGTTTTTCCACCTCAACCAAAGGATTTTTACATGAAAGCTGCAATAACTTTTGATGGAAGATTGCACTTGGAGGCAGCAAAAGCTTTGGAGTTTTTGGAAGGAAAAGCACTGCCTGTATGTCTTCCATGGCAGAAAATAAAGTGCCAGCAGCTATTTCATAGCACTTTATCCTGCACCATTCCCATATATAGAGTGATAAAACATCAACTGAATTCCTTGCTTGAAAGcttcaggaggatagatg GTGTAGAATGCACTCTTTCTCAAAACGTCAATGGTTCTTACCGAGTGAAGCTATCTGCCAATGCCACAAAAACAGTTGCTGAGCTTAGACGACCCGTGGAAGAGCTTCTGAGAGGGAAGATTATAGATGACGCTAGCCTGACTCCAACTGTTGTGCAGCACCTGACCTCTAGAGATGGTTTTGATTTAATAAATCTTCTACAAAGGGAAAATGGAGTCTACATCCTCTTTGACAGGCAGAGACTTGGTCTGCGGATTTTTGGTGCTTCTGAGAACATAGCTGCTGCTGAGCAGAAGTTGATTCAATCCCTCCGGTTAATTCATGAAAGCAAACAACTCGAGATTCACCTTCGAGGCAAATCTTGGCCTTCCAACCTCTTGAAGGCAGTGGTTGAGAAGTTTGGCCCAGATCTCAACGGCCTTAAACAAAAGTTTCCAGGGGCTGGATTTACATTAAATACTCGGCGTCATATCTTATATGTCCAGGGTAGTAAGGATTTGAAGCAGGAAGTTGAAACCATCGTTTTTGAGCTTGCAGCGATGAGTGGTGGTTCAGGCGAGAGGCCTGATGATGCAGATTGTTGTCCAATCTGCTTGTGTGACATTGAAGACGACAGGTTTGAGCTTGAAGCCTGTGGAGACCATTTTTGCCGACAATGCCTTGTGGAGCAGTTCGAGTCTGCCATAAAAAATCAGGGACGATTCCCAGTATGTTGTGCTAAACAGAAATGTGGGACACCTATTGTACTTGCAGATATGAGAACTCTGTTGTCAAGCGAGAAGTTAGAGGAATTGTTCCGAGCTTCGTTGGGAGCTTTTATTGCGTCTAGTGATGGTGCCTATAGGTTTTGCCCGTCTCCTGACTGTCCCTCAGTTTACCGAGTGGCCAGGCCCAATATGCCCGGGGAACCATTCATGTGTGAAGCATGCTACTCAGAAACTTGTAATAGGTGCCATTTGGAGTATCATCCTTTCCTGTCGTGCGAACAGTACCGTGTGTTTAAGGAAGACCCAGATTCATCACTGAAAGAGTGGCGGAAAGGTAAAGAGAATGTAAAGAACTGCCCCGTGTGCGGTTACACGATTGAGAAGACTGAAGGGTGCAACCACGTTGAATGCAGGTGTGGAAGGCATATTTGTTGGGTTTGTTTGGAGTATTTTGGCAGCAGTGATGAATGCTACGCCCATTTGGGGAGCGTTCACATGACCATCGTTTGA